The following proteins are co-located in the Desulfatitalea tepidiphila genome:
- a CDS encoding sulfite exporter TauE/SafE family protein: MNWSPWKRSSPVSTSTRWINDIMMDNWWSFPFGVLIAMISSTVGIGGGILWMPFLLIFVGLGPGTAVLTSLMIQTVGMGSGTLAYWRQRQIDKRLAAFLLLLTLPGIAFGAWLTQSVAPSNLELVLGLLTLFTALIFVSANQKYGDSGDARVDMRRARRYGWAVSLMAVASGMLSVSIGEWVVPLMRNKMSLRMGVAVATSIATIFGVCLLATIFHIMGGARADWPIVAWAVPGVLIGGQLGPRLAERINDRVLKEIFIFLLTLIGIHLIYNSY, from the coding sequence ATGAATTGGTCGCCTTGGAAGAGGTCATCTCCTGTTTCAACTTCTACTCGGTGGATAAACGACATCATGATGGATAATTGGTGGTCCTTCCCATTCGGCGTGCTCATCGCGATGATTTCTTCCACCGTAGGCATCGGCGGCGGTATCCTGTGGATGCCTTTTTTGTTGATTTTCGTCGGGCTGGGACCCGGTACCGCGGTTTTGACCAGTCTCATGATTCAAACGGTCGGCATGGGATCGGGCACCTTGGCTTACTGGCGCCAACGCCAAATCGACAAGCGCCTTGCCGCCTTCCTGCTCTTATTGACACTGCCCGGTATCGCTTTCGGCGCCTGGTTGACGCAATCGGTGGCGCCTTCCAATCTCGAACTGGTATTAGGTCTCTTGACGTTGTTCACTGCGCTGATTTTTGTCTCCGCCAATCAGAAGTATGGGGATAGCGGAGACGCCCGGGTCGATATGAGAAGGGCTCGACGGTATGGTTGGGCGGTCAGCCTGATGGCTGTTGCCAGCGGCATGCTCAGCGTGAGTATCGGGGAGTGGGTGGTGCCACTGATGCGCAACAAGATGTCGTTGCGCATGGGCGTGGCCGTCGCCACAAGCATCGCGACGATCTTTGGCGTCTGTCTGCTTGCCACCATTTTTCACATCATGGGTGGTGCGCGAGCGGATTGGCCGATCGTCGCCTGGGCCGTCCCCGGCGTTTTGATAGGGGGGCAATTGGGCCCGCGATTGGCTGAACGCATCAATGATCGCGTGTTGAAGGAGATCTTTATCTTTCTTTTGACGCTGATTGGTATTCACCTTATTTATAATTCCTACTGA
- a CDS encoding response regulator, whose protein sequence is MTDHLKSPNQDQGGGGFAGTLRNIQLTDIIQMCCLAGTSICVRVRQDQNQGNIYIQDGDIVHAQCGAISGTKAFLTILGWPSGQFETLDASASSPRTIKEPYQFLLMEAARMADEQAQTRREAPAAPEAEASRKLRVLIVDDSAIMSKILNSMLSADPGIEVIGSAKNGEEALSKMKELSPDLITMDVNMPVMDGSTALKHIMIESPCPVLIMSNLGPSSYATILSFLNLGAVDFMSKPVKNRNIVQQQQRMVDRVQLAVTANIKRFQRVRPPKLTADDYIKVNEKKPCEKLMIAISGVGGHLEMVNLITSLPSKPSACLLSLQSIPPPFAPTLSEYLNVRSRFDVMPFQAGARLCAGRCYIGTSERAIDIDLDEAVWVFKDADPTPHADGSTNFDRLLGAVSELYLDRVVIVLLSGCEIGTMQGLEKVKENGGQIVAPQLEKCILPTTITPVVEKGLVTEIFSPKEIGQMLTRYCS, encoded by the coding sequence ATGACCGACCATTTGAAAAGCCCTAACCAGGATCAAGGCGGTGGTGGATTCGCTGGGACCCTGCGCAACATTCAACTCACAGATATTATTCAAATGTGTTGTCTGGCGGGCACCAGTATTTGTGTCCGTGTGCGGCAGGACCAAAATCAGGGCAATATATACATCCAGGACGGTGACATCGTTCATGCCCAATGCGGGGCGATATCGGGTACAAAAGCATTTCTTACAATTCTAGGCTGGCCCAGTGGGCAGTTTGAAACCCTGGATGCCTCTGCATCTTCGCCGCGAACGATAAAGGAGCCTTACCAGTTCCTGCTCATGGAAGCGGCCCGCATGGCCGATGAACAGGCCCAGACCAGGCGTGAAGCACCCGCAGCGCCTGAGGCGGAAGCCAGTCGGAAATTGCGCGTGCTGATCGTCGACGACAGCGCCATCATGTCCAAGATTCTGAACAGCATGTTGTCGGCCGACCCTGGCATCGAAGTGATCGGAAGTGCCAAAAATGGAGAGGAAGCATTGTCTAAAATGAAAGAGCTCTCTCCTGATTTGATCACCATGGATGTCAATATGCCGGTCATGGACGGCAGTACCGCCTTGAAACACATTATGATCGAAAGCCCCTGCCCGGTGCTGATCATGAGCAATTTAGGCCCTTCTTCTTATGCAACGATTCTATCGTTTTTGAACCTCGGCGCGGTCGATTTCATGAGCAAGCCCGTGAAAAACCGCAACATCGTCCAGCAACAACAACGAATGGTCGATCGGGTCCAACTGGCGGTCACGGCAAACATCAAGCGTTTTCAGCGCGTACGGCCTCCAAAACTGACAGCGGATGACTACATCAAGGTCAACGAAAAGAAGCCTTGCGAGAAATTAATGATTGCCATTTCCGGCGTCGGGGGGCACTTGGAAATGGTCAACCTGATTACTTCCTTGCCCAGCAAGCCTTCGGCATGCCTGTTGTCATTGCAATCCATACCGCCCCCTTTCGCGCCAACCTTGTCTGAATATTTAAATGTTCGCAGCCGGTTCGACGTCATGCCTTTTCAGGCGGGTGCCCGTTTATGCGCGGGGCGCTGTTACATCGGTACCAGCGAGCGGGCCATCGATATCGACCTGGATGAAGCCGTTTGGGTTTTTAAAGACGCCGATCCAACCCCACATGCCGATGGATCCACCAATTTCGATCGATTGCTGGGTGCTGTTTCAGAACTCTATTTGGATCGTGTCGTGATCGTGTTGCTTTCCGGATGCGAGATAGGCACCATGCAGGGTTTGGAAAAAGTTAAGGAGAACGGTGGTCAAATCGTCGCACCCCAATTGGAAAAATGCATCTTGCCGACCACCATCACACCTGTAGTGGAGAAGGGTTTGGTTACGGAGATATTCAGCCCCAAAGAGATCGGGCAGATGTTAACGCGTTATTGTTCCTGA
- a CDS encoding ABC transporter substrate-binding protein, producing the protein MPFKAPELLTSWRSYPVRIASLAFTWLIVIAVLHLTLNTEREARPLIKMGYMPVVTNLAAPLLDAASLEFPSTLRFKAIKFASFAEMAEALRNREIEAAFIIAPLSVVLHQQGEDVRVVYIGNRHESTMVVRKDLTASSFADLSGRTVAVPMRYSGHHIAIRKLSTEAGIENQIHIVEMNPPDMASALAAGSLDAYFVGEPFAAQTLKHGTGKLLFYVESVWPGFICNLLLVKQSYIDAHPDRVQALVESAARSGIWAQENVAQAARIASKYWGQPVDLVEYALTTPDHRIVYDRFVPSETELRELAKMMVTCGLAEKEAIGDLVVDRFAKQADLTHIQGFDSILSLP; encoded by the coding sequence ATGCCGTTTAAGGCCCCAGAGCTCTTGACATCATGGCGCTCTTATCCGGTCAGGATAGCTTCGCTGGCCTTCACGTGGTTGATCGTTATCGCGGTGTTGCATCTGACCTTGAACACGGAGCGTGAAGCCAGACCCTTGATAAAAATGGGATACATGCCCGTCGTCACCAATCTGGCGGCCCCCCTCCTGGATGCGGCCAGCTTGGAGTTTCCATCGACACTACGATTTAAAGCCATCAAATTCGCCTCGTTCGCGGAAATGGCGGAGGCGTTGCGCAACAGGGAGATCGAGGCGGCATTTATCATCGCGCCCCTTTCGGTTGTCTTGCATCAGCAAGGCGAAGACGTGCGGGTCGTCTATATCGGGAATCGACATGAAAGCACCATGGTCGTCCGTAAAGATTTGACGGCTTCTTCGTTTGCCGATTTGTCGGGAAGGACGGTGGCCGTACCCATGCGCTATTCAGGACATCACATCGCCATCCGAAAACTGAGCACTGAAGCGGGTATCGAAAATCAGATCCATATCGTAGAGATGAATCCGCCCGACATGGCGTCTGCATTGGCGGCCGGATCATTGGATGCCTATTTTGTCGGCGAGCCGTTCGCTGCCCAGACATTGAAACACGGCACCGGCAAGCTCCTGTTTTACGTGGAAAGCGTCTGGCCCGGTTTTATCTGCAATCTGCTTCTGGTCAAACAAAGCTATATCGATGCCCATCCGGATCGGGTTCAAGCATTGGTGGAAAGCGCCGCCCGTTCAGGGATTTGGGCCCAGGAAAACGTCGCACAGGCGGCACGGATCGCTTCCAAATATTGGGGACAGCCGGTGGATTTGGTTGAATACGCGCTGACCACACCCGATCATCGCATCGTGTACGATCGCTTTGTTCCCAGTGAAACCGAATTGCGAGAATTGGCAAAAATGATGGTGACCTGCGGACTTGCAGAAAAAGAGGCCATCGGAGATCTGGTTGTGGATCGATTTGCAAAACAGGCGGATTTAACCCACATCCAAGGCTTTGATTCTATTTTATCGTTGCCGTAA
- a CDS encoding ABC transporter permease, whose translation MTSERSEQHPFEHQAPAPSRRPVWLGLLTFLLIVMAWEVLARFSGWSAQIFPDPFTVVISMGQLVRDGTLLRHTVASLFRVTAGFYLAVLLGVPLGILLGRMWMARSFLNPVIQFLRPISPLAWIPLAMLWFGIGDPPAIFLIFLSSFFPMVVSTTVAVQSINPTYFQVAANFKFTRREMLTMLIIPAIVPEVVTALRLTITIAWLVVVAAEMIAVQSGLGYLILDARNALRMDYVMDGMIVIGLIGIVLDWLVRRLGNIESASWGIKSR comes from the coding sequence ATGACATCCGAACGAAGCGAGCAGCACCCATTCGAACACCAGGCCCCGGCACCCAGCAGAAGACCGGTATGGCTGGGGTTGCTCACATTTCTTCTAATCGTCATGGCCTGGGAGGTGTTGGCGCGGTTCAGCGGTTGGAGCGCCCAGATTTTTCCCGATCCATTCACCGTGGTGATCAGCATGGGCCAGTTGGTGAGGGACGGCACCTTGTTGCGCCACACCGTGGCCAGCCTGTTCCGCGTCACGGCCGGCTTTTATCTCGCTGTTTTGCTGGGCGTGCCTCTGGGTATTCTTCTGGGCAGGATGTGGATGGCCAGATCGTTTCTGAATCCGGTCATACAGTTCTTGCGTCCCATTTCTCCTTTGGCATGGATCCCCCTGGCCATGCTGTGGTTTGGTATCGGCGATCCGCCGGCCATTTTTTTGATTTTTCTTTCGAGTTTTTTCCCCATGGTGGTTTCCACCACCGTCGCCGTTCAAAGCATCAACCCGACCTATTTCCAGGTCGCCGCCAATTTTAAATTCACGCGCCGGGAAATGTTGACCATGCTGATCATCCCCGCGATCGTTCCCGAAGTGGTCACGGCCTTGAGATTGACGATCACCATCGCGTGGCTGGTCGTCGTGGCGGCCGAAATGATCGCGGTACAATCGGGTTTGGGCTATCTGATCCTCGATGCGCGCAATGCATTGCGCATGGATTATGTCATGGACGGGATGATCGTCATCGGATTGATCGGCATCGTGCTGGATTGGCTGGTGCGGCGGCTGGGAAACATCGAATCGGCGAGTTGGGGCATAAAAAGCAGATAA
- a CDS encoding chemotaxis protein CheB, whose translation MDEPIKVLIVDDALFMRKAITEILQTDRSLNVVGTARDGLDGLEKIKALRPHVVTLDIDMPRMDGLAAIRHIMIESPVPVVVLSSLFSDGAVTFEALRLGVVDFVPKPSGGISEDMDQSRRKIIDRVKIASSVNFDNIRRVRMNEGVTDENLSVRTGFHPLEYLVALGTSLSGPNTVIRLLTRLSPTLPAAMVVVQEIAPQILPAFVKKFNEHVPWTIEVAEDGRILEQGVCYVCSNEKTMSIDRNENDQPCIRLEDAADQPLNALFRSAAEVFNNNTVGVLLTGVGDDGADGFARIRELGGSTIAQDSQCCVYPNLTQHAIERGTVSKIVDETQLPDAIVASIA comes from the coding sequence ATGGATGAACCGATTAAAGTGCTCATTGTCGATGATGCGCTGTTTATGCGTAAGGCCATTACGGAAATTCTTCAGACGGATCGTTCCCTGAATGTGGTGGGTACAGCCAGGGACGGATTGGATGGGTTGGAAAAGATAAAGGCCCTCCGGCCGCACGTTGTGACACTCGATATCGACATGCCGCGAATGGATGGCCTGGCTGCCATCCGCCATATCATGATCGAGTCACCTGTTCCGGTAGTGGTGCTCAGCTCCCTGTTCAGCGATGGCGCCGTCACATTCGAGGCTTTGCGGTTGGGCGTTGTCGATTTCGTGCCCAAACCTTCCGGCGGTATCTCCGAGGACATGGATCAATCCAGACGCAAAATCATCGATCGTGTCAAAATCGCCAGCAGTGTCAATTTCGACAATATTCGCCGCGTGCGGATGAATGAAGGCGTTACGGATGAAAATTTGTCGGTTCGCACCGGCTTTCATCCGCTGGAGTATCTGGTCGCCCTGGGTACCAGCTTGAGTGGCCCGAACACCGTTATACGGCTGCTCACGCGATTATCGCCGACCTTGCCGGCCGCCATGGTTGTGGTTCAGGAGATCGCCCCCCAGATTCTTCCGGCATTTGTCAAAAAATTTAACGAACATGTGCCCTGGACGATCGAGGTCGCAGAGGACGGTCGGATTTTGGAACAAGGGGTTTGCTACGTCTGTTCCAATGAAAAAACCATGTCCATCGATCGGAATGAGAACGACCAGCCCTGCATCCGCTTGGAAGATGCGGCGGACCAACCCTTAAATGCATTGTTTCGCTCCGCTGCGGAGGTCTTCAACAACAACACCGTCGGCGTGCTGCTCACGGGTGTGGGCGATGATGGCGCGGATGGATTTGCACGAATCAGGGAACTGGGAGGCAGCACCATTGCACAAGACTCGCAATGCTGCGTGTATCCCAATCTGACACAGCATGCGATTGAAAGAGGAACCGTGAGTAAAATCGTCGATGAGACGCAGTTGCCGGATGCCATCGTCGCATCTATCGCTTAG
- a CDS encoding AAA family ATPase: protein MIVVCPNCQTQYDLNDQVVEEPNFIARCSRCQHIFTAYRPVRVEEISFIDLAAAKKRNDHGNIVAISNQKGGVAKTSTCLNLGLSLAQQNKRVLLIDFDVQANLTISLGYKETTSFYEALNGGPNSLEKLIIQTKYNHLFLLPSNKNMVLLNKKYFGARNFEFLLKDRLLPIKDRFDFILIDTPPSIEFFTLNALTASHLIVIPSQCDYLSTHGIDQILKLIQLIKAKTNPSIKPRVLITMFDKQSTASKMICNKLKRLYAGLTFDTMIELDARVREAQILSLPVLEYNKESVAGMQYAEVARDIIAQLSGNQ from the coding sequence ATGATTGTCGTCTGCCCGAACTGCCAGACCCAGTATGATTTGAACGACCAGGTCGTCGAAGAGCCGAACTTCATCGCACGCTGTTCAAGGTGCCAGCATATATTCACAGCCTACCGGCCTGTCCGGGTTGAAGAGATATCGTTTATTGATCTGGCAGCGGCGAAAAAAAGAAACGACCATGGGAACATCGTGGCGATCAGCAACCAGAAAGGCGGCGTGGCGAAAACCTCGACATGCTTGAACCTGGGGCTGTCTCTTGCGCAACAAAACAAGCGGGTGCTGCTTATCGACTTCGATGTCCAGGCCAACTTGACCATATCGCTTGGGTACAAAGAAACCACCTCCTTTTACGAAGCTTTGAACGGTGGCCCGAATAGCTTGGAAAAGCTGATTATTCAAACGAAATACAACCATCTGTTTCTCCTTCCCTCCAACAAGAATATGGTATTGCTCAATAAAAAGTATTTCGGAGCGCGCAATTTCGAATTTCTTTTAAAAGATCGCCTGTTGCCCATCAAAGATCGTTTCGACTTCATCCTCATCGATACACCCCCATCGATAGAATTCTTTACTTTAAATGCCCTGACCGCATCGCACCTTATCGTGATTCCCAGTCAGTGCGACTATCTGTCGACCCATGGGATCGACCAGATTCTCAAGCTCATACAGCTGATCAAGGCCAAAACCAACCCATCCATCAAGCCGCGGGTGCTGATCACGATGTTCGATAAGCAGAGCACGGCATCGAAGATGATATGCAACAAGCTCAAGCGGCTTTACGCCGGCCTCACCTTCGACACCATGATCGAGTTGGATGCTCGTGTGCGTGAAGCACAGATATTGAGTCTGCCGGTATTGGAATACAACAAGGAGAGTGTGGCTGGGATGCAGTACGCCGAAGTGGCCAGGGATATCATCGCCCAGCTGTCTGGAAATCAGTAG
- a CDS encoding HAMP domain-containing protein, with protein sequence MIIYFLLIGFASVLVSVEFMADFHSGSLKSEIWDNLQRFGNSDHHQKEIFAPIDRMRSKAMLMVAIILAVMLIVLTMFIKNITEPLQHMIKVSEKISAGDLSQSVRIEANNELAELGNVINEMATNLQEIILLSQRMSEGGKQYVEEAIGLLNQRPFSDDHLPRMESLVLRIKNELVALEEVISCFNFYSVDKRHHDG encoded by the coding sequence ATGATCATCTACTTTCTGCTCATCGGATTCGCTTCCGTTCTGGTCAGTGTCGAGTTCATGGCGGATTTCCACAGTGGCAGCCTTAAATCCGAGATATGGGACAACCTGCAGCGGTTTGGAAATTCGGATCACCACCAGAAAGAGATTTTTGCGCCTATCGATCGGATGAGAAGCAAAGCCATGCTGATGGTGGCCATCATATTGGCGGTGATGCTCATCGTACTGACCATGTTCATCAAGAATATCACTGAACCATTGCAGCACATGATCAAAGTGTCCGAAAAGATTTCGGCCGGCGATCTTAGTCAGAGCGTCCGAATCGAAGCCAATAACGAGCTGGCGGAATTGGGAAACGTGATCAACGAGATGGCCACGAACCTCCAGGAAATTATCCTTCTTTCGCAACGCATGTCCGAGGGCGGAAAGCAATACGTGGAGGAGGCCATCGGACTGCTGAACCAAAGGCCCTTTTCCGACGATCATCTTCCCCGGATGGAATCGTTGGTCCTGAGAATCAAAAATGAATTGGTCGCCTTGGAAGAGGTCATCTCCTGTTTCAACTTCTACTCGGTGGATAAACGACATCATGATGGATAA
- a CDS encoding ABC transporter ATP-binding protein, which translates to MSYIQIQNLTKIYMGRRSKPRSISDPVEQSGDNILVLNNVSMSFEEGEMVCVLGPSGCGKSTLLRIIAGFEKPTYGSVRVASERVRGPSDHSIFVFQHSGLLPWLTVAENVGLALRGVADVSEKKNQIQEYIEMVELEGFEAYYPHQLSGGMQRRAELARAIAVNPNLLIMDEPFSGLDFLTHMKMREEVVNMHEFIRKTTLVVTHDIDDALIMGDRIVVLSGRPSVIKLAHKLDFPRPRDFERDQELSRLRSEIFLMLGVPYAV; encoded by the coding sequence ATGAGCTATATTCAGATTCAAAATCTCACCAAGATTTACATGGGCCGGCGCAGCAAGCCGCGCAGTATCTCTGATCCTGTGGAACAATCGGGCGACAACATCCTGGTGTTGAACAACGTCAGTATGTCTTTCGAAGAGGGAGAGATGGTATGCGTCCTGGGCCCGTCCGGATGCGGCAAGTCGACCCTGCTGCGCATCATCGCAGGCTTCGAAAAACCGACCTACGGATCCGTGAGGGTGGCGAGTGAACGGGTGAGGGGGCCTTCGGACCACTCGATTTTCGTGTTTCAGCACAGCGGGCTTCTGCCCTGGCTGACCGTGGCCGAAAATGTCGGGCTCGCACTCAGAGGCGTGGCCGATGTGAGCGAGAAAAAAAATCAGATTCAAGAATATATCGAGATGGTGGAGTTGGAAGGGTTCGAAGCCTATTATCCCCACCAACTGTCCGGAGGCATGCAGCGGCGAGCCGAACTGGCGCGTGCCATTGCCGTCAACCCAAACCTTTTGATCATGGATGAGCCTTTCAGCGGCCTGGATTTTTTAACGCATATGAAGATGCGTGAAGAAGTGGTCAACATGCACGAGTTCATCCGCAAAACGACGCTGGTGGTCACCCATGATATCGATGATGCGCTGATCATGGGGGATCGCATCGTCGTTCTCAGCGGCAGGCCATCAGTCATCAAACTGGCCCATAAGCTAGACTTCCCGCGGCCGCGGGATTTTGAGCGGGATCAGGAGCTGAGCCGGCTGAGGAGTGAGATCTTTCTCATGCTGGGGGTGCCTTATGCCGTTTAA